A genomic stretch from Octopus bimaculoides isolate UCB-OBI-ISO-001 chromosome 15, ASM119413v2, whole genome shotgun sequence includes:
- the LOC106881481 gene encoding putative uncharacterized protein DDB_G0268364 has product MLIEIKGGNMASNEEINRCERELSTVSGTPEPQQQQQPQKDQQQKPPPPSPSHLPARQEEEEEEQQQQEHQGQQHQQYQKHEKHKSQLTHRSTSIPMYTHHHHQQQLQQQQQQQQQQQQQQGQQRQQQHMSNKQKQQQSTQNVRQHRSPQQRKHSVTKQTSQHQQQQQQPQQQQSQLQQLQQQQQQRRKPFQSQFQQHLQQQQQSELQQQQQQRPLTARSSPRPQQRAPRPLQQRALQQPQQSQQLQQQLQQQQQQQQQQQQQQQQQHSKSSQRASQKSRLSQQSSLSSQHDQLQQREAQQQQQQQQQQQQQRREKQQQRRPRSKERSKQQLSERQESDDRPRRRESHPEPEPEQTSHKYGHQNGDMGEYDGASSKKETEYHKSLEVGKTPDTFPCGHVLCHNCIRKHLKSREAELKCPVCDQAVEINVPIHGTAVAYDDEDESNVMLVSNFDDIVRKFNGINYNLRRLKEESVQSRSVGMTFSSSMCHMCEEDHGTLRVIQEFNKLSVNHQRPTVRPDHYFYRLCHGQIVTSFYSKVNSACVCVPCTYKNLQATQNFPELKFDAEDCSVSNRQLCLAEVGKLIVRNQTPLTCMQGKNVIDVDHKIKVTERADEFDFHHTSHQIKRLIKQQEKNLIQLASKQVRDTGRLYYIQESSSIEHNPNETVV; this is encoded by the coding sequence ATGCTGATAGAGATCAAAGGAGGAAACATGGCCAGCAACGAAGAGATCAATAGGTGTGAGAGAGAACTTTCAACGGTGTCTGGCACACCtgaaccacaacagcagcagcagccacagaAAGACCAGCAACAAAAGCCACCTCCACCGTCACCGTCACATTTACCAGcccgacaagaagaagaagaagaagaacaacaacaacaagaacatcaaggacaacaacaccaacaatatcaAAAACATGAAAAGCACAAGTCACAGCTGACTCACCGTTCGACGTCGATACCTATGTACacgcatcaccaccaccagcagcagttgcagcaacaacaacagcaacaacaacaacagcaacaacaacaaggacaacaacggcaacagcaacATATGtcgaacaaacaaaaacaacagcagtctACGCAAAATGTCAGGCAGCATAGATCGCCTCAACAAAGAAAGCATTCGGTGACGAAGCAGACGTctcagcaccaacaacaacaacagcaaccacaacaacaacaatctcagctgcaacaattgcaacaacaacagcaacaaagacgTAAGCCATTCCAATCTCAATTCCAGcagcatctacaacaacaacaacaatcagagctgcagcagcagcagcagcagcggccaCTGACGGCTCGGTCTTCTCCAAGGCCGCAGCAAAGAGCCCCAAGACCCTTGCAACAAAGGGCTCTACAGCAGCCGCAGCAGtcgcagcagctgcagcagcagttgcaacagcaacaacagcagcagcagcagcagcagcaacagcaacagcaacaacattcaaAATCTTCACAACGAGCATCCCAAAAGTCTAGATTATCCCAACAGTCTTCTCTATCAAGTCAACATGATCAGCTGCAGCAGCGAGAggcacagcagcaacagcagcaacagcagcaacagcagcagcaacgacgggaaaaacagcagcagcggcggcctCGTTCTAAAGAGCGATCAAAACAACAGCTGTCAGAAAGACAGGAAAGTGACGATCGGCCTCGACGAAGAGAAAGTCACCCAGAACCGGAACCAGAACAGACATCACATAAATACGGACATCAGAATGGTGACATGGGCGAATACGATGGCGCCAGCTCTAAAAAGGAAACAGAATACCACAAAAGTCTTGAAGTGGGAAAAACACCTGATACGTTTCCGTGTGGTCATGTCTTATGCCACAACTGTATTCGGAAGCATCTGAAGTCGCGGGAGGCTGAGCTGAAGTGTCCTGTCTGCGACCAAGCTGTCGAAATCAATGTCCCCATACATGGCACTGCAGTAGCTTacgacgatgaagatgaaagCAATGTAATGCTTGTATCCAATTTCGACGACATTGTTCGCAAGTTTAACGGCATCAACTACAACCTCCGTCGGTTAAAAGAGGAATCGGTGCAATCACGAAGTGTAGGGATGACTTTCTCTTCCAGTATGTGCCACATGTGTGAAGAGGATCACGGAACACTCAGAGTGATTCAAGAATTCAACAAACTTTCCGTCAACCACCAACGCCCAACTGTCAGGCCCGACCACTACTTTTATAGGTTGTGTCACGGCCAGATCGTCACCTCTTTCTACAGCAAAGTTAActctgcgtgtgtttgcgtgccaTGCACTTACAAAAATCTTCAGGCCACGCAGAACTTCCCCGAGCTGAAGTTTGACGCGGAGGACTGTTCTGTGTCCAACCGACAGTTATGTTTAGCCGAAGTCGGGAAGCTTATCGTCCGCAACCAAACTCCACTCACCTGCATGCAAGGCAAGAACGTTATAGACGTTGACCACAAAATCAAAGTTACAGAAAGGGCAGACGAATTTGATTTTCATCATACATCGCACCAAATTAAGAGACTGAttaaacaacaagagaaaaaccTGATCCAATTGGCTAGCAAGCAGGTTAGGGATACGGGACGACTATATTACATTCAAGAGAGCAGTTCTATTGAGCATAACCCAAATGAAACTGTGGTAtaa